The following coding sequences lie in one Allochromatium vinosum DSM 180 genomic window:
- a CDS encoding DUF2357 domain-containing protein: MDATVIPLDMPWSLYDDVEQVAAGEKVIFSASGMPALAIVDGFTLRYGRGRQQPFTEGMSLQWGPRQLRIWNLPVSSTPAYDAIDLRLHDGKAGHIDLELAMTGCLGRWSKERVSDPLGERALEREIMLAIMIDQIEEIANLERADIAAQGVMRGRLRADWRCVAETLLNARDVNEPRMALIVRHASSLHRHISELGRHPRRVLSRNRRLQAVHRIQELDSTCLAWYVRQPGRTPAEKAGSRRSLLAIVREETVDTPENQVLRDFLTRTVQAAESYLGANRNLATSSRYSEVSRYHQTCTALLRRPEFSEIRSLHGVAKPNYVLTSDPRYRCIWDAYQQLLRRQDAQDDAWSWQARLWGDMVALVVNTAFLFDTTIEVLALPPLYLRKDHDRGRWLESTGCNGIFATSTLVLTVHDTGADSASSEIVKRYRILGPRLVVRKQALGQVQQNEDVLVWAVVSAGSETSTLDSLTERADAALARWRDERRRFYNEQCRVRGMVVALSDRLSGALQMAEHGNTVGFMMPLDGAGFYSGIESIGTQLICGTFQ; this comes from the coding sequence ATGGACGCTACAGTCATCCCACTCGACATGCCCTGGAGTCTCTACGACGACGTAGAGCAAGTCGCGGCTGGCGAAAAAGTGATTTTTTCTGCATCTGGAATGCCGGCATTGGCCATCGTGGATGGTTTCACGCTCAGGTATGGTCGCGGCCGACAACAACCCTTTACTGAAGGTATGTCGCTTCAATGGGGGCCTCGCCAGCTTCGTATCTGGAATCTGCCTGTTTCATCGACCCCGGCTTATGATGCCATCGATTTACGCTTGCATGATGGGAAAGCAGGACACATTGATCTCGAACTCGCCATGACTGGTTGTCTGGGGCGATGGAGCAAAGAACGTGTCAGCGATCCCCTCGGCGAACGAGCGCTGGAAAGGGAAATCATGCTGGCCATTATGATCGACCAGATCGAAGAGATCGCGAACCTCGAACGTGCGGACATCGCCGCTCAGGGTGTCATGCGCGGACGACTTCGCGCTGATTGGCGCTGTGTCGCTGAGACATTACTGAACGCACGCGACGTCAATGAACCGCGCATGGCCTTAATCGTTCGTCATGCAAGTAGCCTGCATCGTCATATCTCCGAACTTGGTCGTCATCCGCGCCGCGTACTCTCGCGAAACCGTCGCTTACAAGCAGTTCATCGTATCCAAGAGTTGGATTCAACCTGTCTGGCTTGGTATGTCCGCCAGCCTGGCCGGACACCAGCGGAAAAAGCTGGTTCGCGGCGTTCGCTGCTTGCCATTGTGCGTGAGGAAACCGTCGATACGCCAGAGAATCAAGTATTACGCGATTTTCTGACTCGTACCGTGCAAGCGGCCGAAAGTTACCTTGGAGCTAACCGAAACCTAGCGACATCGAGCCGCTACAGTGAAGTCAGTCGCTATCATCAAACTTGCACAGCATTATTGCGGCGTCCTGAATTCTCAGAGATTCGCTCACTACATGGCGTCGCCAAGCCCAATTACGTTCTCACATCCGATCCGCGTTACCGTTGTATATGGGACGCTTACCAGCAACTCTTACGTCGACAGGATGCGCAGGACGATGCCTGGAGTTGGCAGGCGCGTTTGTGGGGTGACATGGTAGCGCTGGTCGTCAATACGGCATTCTTGTTCGATACGACCATTGAGGTGCTTGCACTGCCACCACTCTATCTTCGCAAGGATCATGATCGAGGCCGCTGGTTAGAGTCCACAGGATGTAATGGCATCTTCGCGACATCGACTCTGGTTCTTACGGTACATGATACAGGAGCCGATTCAGCGTCTTCGGAGATCGTCAAGCGCTATAGGATACTCGGCCCACGTCTTGTCGTGCGCAAACAAGCACTGGGGCAGGTACAACAGAATGAGGATGTTCTTGTATGGGCTGTTGTTAGCGCTGGATCGGAGACGAGTACGCTCGATAGTTTGACCGAGCGAGCTGATGCCGCACTGGCGCGTTGGCGTGATGAGCGGCGGCGCTTCTACAACGAGCAGTGTCGGGTACGAGGGATGGTCGTAGCACTCAGTGACCGACTCAGCGGAGCTTTGCAGATGGCCGAGCACGGCAATACAGTCGGATTCATGATGCCACTGGATGGCGCTGGATTCTACAGTGGTATTGAATCCATCGGTACGCAACTCATTTGCGGGACATTTCAATGA
- a CDS encoding coiled-coil domain-containing protein produces the protein MDASTTLSQPPKADYSNHNTVPSPRLERPYLLVALLVLSILSYGGIAWFLMATYRADASLQERLAILTKEVDRRTVRLAELQATQQDAEAKAEKAVTDAAQASQRMSELEQRLKTAQERLDLASATLTSTEETYRERRLELSEVEAALAKRRDEVASLSKEAVSLRASVDDLRKRGGAAATDLDDRETQLQATEKRLAERRDALQKADTEYASARETLAEVQARLATQQAESDAIKKSVAELKSRETEIRQTIDTLEGRETELKRIQDRLVEVQQNAKTVNSDLEAARSELTNLDSTLSERRKEAAEVAASLANLREENASLQTQIAEQRKLAATLDVDRKQIDSLTQELVTLRAELASLTNQRAELAALRQQQINIETRVRTLDAEAQRLEPLTKQVEELRRQRESLLQEIADQQAVRANTTSDADSTVSIN, from the coding sequence ATGGATGCCTCGACGACATTATCGCAGCCACCGAAGGCTGACTACTCGAACCACAATACAGTTCCATCACCGCGTTTGGAACGGCCATATCTACTCGTCGCTCTGCTTGTGCTGTCGATCTTGAGCTATGGCGGAATTGCCTGGTTTCTTATGGCGACCTATCGTGCCGATGCCTCTCTCCAGGAGCGGTTGGCGATCCTGACAAAAGAGGTCGATAGGCGAACCGTGCGGCTTGCCGAGTTACAGGCGACCCAGCAGGATGCAGAAGCGAAGGCTGAAAAAGCTGTTACAGATGCGGCCCAGGCTTCGCAACGCATGTCTGAACTGGAGCAGCGTTTAAAGACGGCTCAGGAGCGACTTGATTTGGCATCCGCGACTCTCACGTCGACTGAGGAAACCTACCGCGAGCGTCGTTTGGAGTTGAGTGAAGTCGAAGCCGCGTTAGCAAAGAGGCGCGATGAGGTCGCGTCTCTTTCCAAGGAAGCTGTGTCGTTGCGTGCCAGTGTCGATGATCTTCGTAAACGAGGCGGTGCTGCGGCTACGGATCTCGACGATCGCGAAACCCAGTTGCAAGCCACCGAAAAGCGTCTCGCCGAACGACGCGATGCATTACAGAAAGCCGATACCGAATATGCTTCGGCGCGTGAAACATTGGCTGAAGTCCAGGCCCGTCTGGCCACGCAACAAGCAGAATCTGATGCTATCAAAAAAAGCGTTGCTGAATTAAAAAGTCGTGAAACAGAAATACGACAAACTATCGATACATTGGAAGGTCGCGAGACTGAACTGAAACGTATCCAGGATCGTTTGGTGGAGGTTCAACAAAACGCAAAAACAGTGAATAGCGATCTTGAAGCGGCACGCAGCGAACTGACAAACCTCGATTCCACGCTCAGCGAGCGGCGCAAGGAAGCTGCAGAGGTTGCCGCTTCCTTAGCCAATCTGCGAGAGGAGAATGCTAGCCTCCAAACTCAAATCGCAGAGCAGCGTAAGCTTGCCGCAACTCTTGACGTCGATCGCAAACAAATCGATTCGCTGACACAGGAATTAGTTACTTTGAGGGCAGAGCTGGCATCACTCACGAATCAGCGCGCTGAGTTGGCGGCATTGCGACAACAGCAAATCAATATAGAGACTCGGGTGCGTACTCTCGATGCAGAAGCCCAGCGTCTTGAACCCTTGACCAAGCAGGTGGAAGAGTTGCGTCGTCAACGCGAGAGCTTGCTTCAAGAGATTGCTGATCAACAAGCGGTTCGAGCCAATACAACTAGCGATGCTGATTCGACTGTGAGCATCAATTAA
- a CDS encoding AAA domain-containing protein — MGRTESASTAKIKNRVIQTLEVHPSGLRSDQIRKYLAAQGEVLDLSTITMILAEIQQAGTVIYKNRHWILTARPKASPSSAIRSSRNNKIHAARNAPDSGHKHRSVTTSSTELVTVGCLPFSCHFVNENTSELSAVSARVGVLPDGWSLLRRLVPYWRECLRAEERPSTILPLERVNVDFCGLTSSGEWWPTERRRTELAINAEKLPAELLQTLARGGTDSSVFLGYPLQLIPGSRGGGAFARPIFTFACQLELSAGVLRLSALPQPIDVNADWLEKQFRNGMERQSFLRWLGIANRADEEGDEAEDGAGEPVDLPTAAARLAAYLKTSGDSSALSPTALATSLPRATDSVRLVNVMALFAAQTTRYSKGTLTDLARIADWSDEQLNATALRAFFANMSRVATSSVPALPPVSLSEEQLIAARSALNEPLTVITGPPGTGKSQVVAAIMASAALTGRTVVLASKNHKALDAVEQRLAELLDARTIVARASQPYGSKQVFSLRRATEALFARGASTGAREKLVQSVARLRHADDQLLAIETRLERQADLSEKIASVEAAIEHEESILTPAQQMWVRRVIPQHLPELPTRFAKITAASSLVGALGRWLRVRRCRQFLTGLRPLGIPWSSENDEDCLSTYEHLAAYHKLLKELETVKQDLPPEAETAALTERLVSGRRELFERTEKIFQSLPTALEDLSDDERLVLADFVGSMAIFAGDKPGAPGGVERRRTLSHALPILLRHFPLWAVTNLSAARALPLEPGLFDYVVIDEASQCDIASAIPLLARARQVVVVGDPAQLRHITKCSQEREVHLLETHGLLCQGIGRYSYRNQSLFNFAAATPGVMTYLLRDHYRCARGIADYFNSTFYGGRLRVLTDENQLQPPPGQSAGIHWTDIQGSIQAAATGCHAPAEVDAILAYLRRVLIEQDYRGTIGIVTPFREQAKRLSDRIIEALPPERVARSQLGAFTAHQFQGDARDLILLSLCLGPDMPTGSRSFLAESENLMNVAVSRARAVCHVFGNRNEARRSGIKYLVELSAVLDRTREPAAKATLFESPWEERLYHALKQRGLDPIPQFPIAGRRLDLAILRGNIKLDVEVDGDRYHRDPSGRRKSSDLWRDHQLRSLGWHVKRYWVYQLRENLDGCLDDIIAATEG; from the coding sequence ATGGGCCGAACCGAGAGTGCTTCTACGGCAAAGATCAAAAATCGAGTCATACAAACACTTGAGGTGCACCCATCCGGTCTGCGATCAGACCAGATTCGCAAGTATCTTGCGGCTCAAGGTGAGGTGCTCGATCTCTCGACAATAACGATGATACTTGCGGAGATTCAGCAGGCGGGTACTGTCATCTACAAAAATCGCCACTGGATCTTGACCGCTCGTCCCAAAGCTTCGCCATCAAGTGCTATCCGCTCTTCCAGGAACAATAAGATACACGCTGCGAGAAATGCGCCGGATAGCGGACATAAACATCGATCAGTAACGACAAGTTCGACTGAACTCGTCACGGTTGGATGTTTGCCTTTCAGTTGTCATTTCGTTAACGAAAACACATCCGAGTTATCCGCTGTTTCAGCTAGGGTGGGTGTCCTGCCCGATGGTTGGAGTTTGCTGCGCCGACTCGTTCCTTACTGGCGAGAATGCCTGCGAGCTGAAGAGCGTCCGAGCACCATACTGCCGCTTGAGCGGGTCAATGTGGATTTTTGCGGATTGACATCCAGCGGTGAGTGGTGGCCAACCGAGCGCCGACGTACTGAACTCGCGATCAATGCGGAAAAATTGCCGGCTGAACTGCTACAGACCCTGGCACGCGGAGGGACTGATTCCAGCGTCTTTCTCGGTTATCCGCTGCAACTGATTCCAGGAAGCAGGGGCGGTGGGGCTTTCGCGCGGCCTATCTTCACTTTCGCCTGTCAGTTAGAACTGTCAGCCGGTGTTTTGAGGTTGAGCGCCTTGCCTCAACCAATCGACGTAAACGCTGATTGGTTGGAAAAGCAGTTCCGCAACGGTATGGAGCGTCAGAGTTTTCTACGCTGGCTAGGCATCGCGAACAGGGCTGACGAGGAGGGTGATGAAGCCGAGGATGGTGCTGGAGAGCCGGTTGACCTGCCCACGGCGGCGGCACGACTTGCGGCCTATCTCAAGACTTCTGGCGACAGCTCAGCACTGTCACCAACGGCGCTTGCCACCAGTCTACCGCGAGCAACAGATAGCGTGCGCCTCGTCAATGTCATGGCATTGTTTGCAGCGCAGACAACCCGTTACAGCAAGGGTACGCTTACCGACCTCGCCCGGATCGCCGACTGGTCGGATGAACAGCTCAATGCGACAGCTCTGCGCGCTTTCTTCGCGAACATGAGCCGGGTGGCAACGTCCAGTGTCCCCGCCTTGCCGCCGGTCTCGCTTAGCGAAGAGCAGCTCATCGCTGCTCGATCTGCCCTGAACGAGCCGCTGACAGTGATTACAGGCCCACCAGGAACCGGAAAATCGCAGGTTGTAGCCGCCATCATGGCAAGTGCAGCGCTGACAGGGCGAACGGTGGTACTTGCATCCAAGAACCACAAAGCACTGGATGCGGTGGAGCAAAGATTGGCCGAGTTGCTGGATGCGCGCACCATTGTTGCTCGCGCTAGCCAGCCCTACGGAAGCAAGCAGGTATTCAGTTTGCGGCGCGCAACCGAGGCGCTCTTCGCGCGGGGAGCCTCGACTGGTGCACGCGAAAAACTTGTGCAGTCTGTCGCACGACTACGCCATGCCGATGATCAGCTTCTCGCCATCGAAACTCGGCTCGAAAGACAGGCAGATCTGAGCGAAAAGATAGCAAGCGTAGAAGCGGCCATTGAGCATGAGGAATCGATACTGACCCCGGCTCAACAGATGTGGGTACGGCGAGTCATCCCACAGCATCTTCCAGAACTACCCACACGATTTGCGAAGATTACAGCCGCCTCGAGTCTGGTTGGTGCGCTCGGGCGCTGGCTGCGAGTCCGTCGCTGCCGTCAGTTTCTGACTGGGTTACGGCCTCTGGGAATCCCTTGGTCATCGGAGAACGACGAAGACTGTTTGAGCACCTATGAGCATCTTGCCGCTTACCACAAGTTGCTGAAAGAGCTAGAGACCGTGAAGCAGGATCTGCCGCCTGAAGCGGAAACAGCCGCGCTCACGGAGCGACTCGTCTCGGGGCGTCGTGAGCTTTTTGAACGAACAGAAAAAATCTTCCAAAGCCTACCAACAGCGCTCGAAGATTTGAGTGATGACGAACGCCTGGTGTTAGCCGATTTTGTTGGCTCCATGGCGATCTTTGCTGGAGACAAACCCGGTGCTCCTGGAGGTGTGGAGCGTCGACGTACCCTGAGTCACGCTCTTCCGATCCTACTGCGTCATTTCCCACTCTGGGCGGTCACGAATCTATCCGCTGCGCGGGCGTTGCCATTGGAGCCTGGACTGTTTGATTACGTCGTCATTGATGAAGCCAGTCAATGTGACATCGCTTCGGCCATACCACTCCTGGCGCGTGCTAGGCAGGTCGTTGTCGTCGGAGACCCAGCCCAACTGCGACATATCACCAAATGCTCTCAGGAACGAGAGGTGCATCTTTTAGAGACTCATGGTCTGCTGTGTCAGGGAATTGGTCGCTATTCGTACCGAAATCAGTCGCTTTTTAACTTTGCAGCGGCGACACCAGGGGTAATGACATATCTTCTGCGCGATCATTACCGCTGCGCTAGAGGCATCGCTGATTACTTCAACAGCACCTTTTATGGTGGGCGTCTGCGGGTTTTGACAGACGAAAACCAACTTCAGCCGCCGCCTGGACAGAGCGCCGGTATCCACTGGACCGATATTCAAGGTTCCATTCAGGCGGCTGCCACGGGTTGTCATGCTCCGGCTGAAGTAGATGCTATCCTGGCCTATCTACGTCGTGTGCTCATCGAACAGGACTATCGTGGCACCATCGGAATCGTCACTCCCTTCCGGGAACAGGCCAAACGCTTGAGTGACCGGATCATCGAGGCGCTTCCGCCAGAGCGGGTCGCGCGCAGTCAGCTCGGTGCCTTCACGGCCCACCAGTTCCAGGGGGATGCACGCGACTTGATTTTGCTCAGCCTTTGTCTCGGCCCGGACATGCCCACCGGAAGCCGTAGCTTCTTGGCAGAGAGCGAAAACCTCATGAATGTCGCCGTCAGTCGAGCGCGAGCGGTCTGCCATGTCTTCGGCAACCGCAACGAGGCCCGTCGAAGCGGCATCAAGTACCTCGTAGAACTATCGGCTGTGCTGGATCGGACCAGGGAACCAGCAGCGAAAGCCACGCTTTTCGAAAGTCCCTGGGAGGAGAGACTGTATCATGCGCTCAAACAACGTGGCTTGGATCCGATTCCGCAGTTCCCGATTGCTGGGCGCCGCCTGGATCTGGCGATCCTTCGCGGAAATATAAAACTCGACGTCGAAGTCGACGGTGATCGCTATCACCGTGACCCGAGCGGTCGACGTAAAAGTAGCGACCTGTGGCGCGACCATCAGCTCAGAAGTCTTGGCTGGCATGTAAAGCGCTACTGGGTCTATCAACTCAGGGAAAATCTCGATGGATGCCTCGACGACATTATCGCAGCCACCGAAGGCTGA
- a CDS encoding alpha-isopropylmalate synthase regulatory domain-containing protein, translating into MTDSVLKASGGNEPARKPSGRRVLIMDTTLRDGEQTQGVSFAPAEKLNLAKVLLEQVRVDRIEVASARVSSGEASAVAQIIDWARERGLVERVEVLGFVDGGASVDWICGAGGQVLNLLAKGSEKHCRGQLGKTLDEHAADVRATIAAAQSRGLRVNLYLEDWSNGYRDNPDYVYGLVERLADVGIGHFMLPDTLGVMTPDQVFTAISDMVGRFPSLQFDFHPHNDYGLATANVLAAVQAGAAAVHCTVNCLGERAGNASLAEVAVNLRDQLDCALGIDETHLARVSELVESFSGKRISDNAPIVGADVFTQTAGIHADGDKKGSLYHSRLSPERFARRRKYALGKLAGKASLAKNLERLDIELSEENQRKVLQRIVELGDSKKTITTEDLPFIIAEVLESKDYDHAELLSCTVSSSLDLESMAGIRIRLGEQVFTGTGTGNGGFDAFTNALGRILKRQGLTLPPLIDYEVRIPKGGRTDALTECSITWQTERGELRTRGVHANQVFAAIGATMRMLNIRMHRALAESRREGGA; encoded by the coding sequence ATGACGGATTCGGTTCTGAAGGCGTCGGGCGGGAATGAGCCGGCGCGCAAGCCGTCTGGACGTCGCGTCCTCATCATGGATACCACGCTGCGCGACGGCGAGCAGACTCAGGGTGTGTCGTTCGCACCTGCCGAAAAGCTCAATCTCGCCAAGGTGCTGCTCGAACAGGTGCGGGTCGACCGGATCGAGGTCGCCTCGGCGCGTGTGTCCTCGGGCGAGGCCAGCGCCGTGGCTCAGATCATCGACTGGGCCAGGGAGCGCGGGCTGGTCGAGCGGGTCGAGGTGCTCGGCTTCGTCGACGGCGGGGCGAGCGTGGACTGGATCTGCGGCGCGGGCGGGCAGGTGCTCAATCTGCTGGCCAAGGGCAGCGAGAAGCACTGTCGCGGGCAGCTCGGCAAGACGCTCGACGAGCACGCGGCCGACGTGCGCGCGACCATTGCCGCCGCCCAGTCGCGCGGGTTGCGGGTCAATCTCTATCTGGAGGACTGGTCGAACGGCTATCGCGACAACCCGGACTATGTCTATGGTCTGGTCGAGCGCCTGGCCGATGTCGGGATCGGGCATTTCATGCTGCCCGACACGCTCGGGGTGATGACGCCGGATCAGGTCTTCACCGCGATCTCGGACATGGTTGGGCGTTTTCCGTCGCTCCAGTTCGATTTCCATCCGCACAACGACTATGGGCTGGCAACCGCCAATGTGCTGGCGGCGGTTCAGGCGGGCGCGGCGGCGGTGCACTGCACGGTCAACTGTCTCGGCGAGCGGGCGGGGAATGCGTCGCTGGCCGAGGTCGCGGTCAATCTGCGCGATCAGCTCGACTGCGCACTCGGGATCGACGAGACCCACCTGGCGCGCGTCAGCGAGCTGGTCGAGTCCTTTTCGGGCAAACGGATCAGCGACAATGCGCCGATCGTCGGGGCGGATGTCTTCACCCAGACCGCCGGTATTCATGCCGACGGCGACAAGAAGGGCAGTCTCTATCACAGCCGGCTCTCGCCCGAGCGCTTTGCGCGACGGCGCAAATATGCGCTCGGCAAGCTCGCCGGCAAGGCGTCGCTGGCCAAGAACCTGGAGCGGCTCGACATCGAGCTGTCGGAAGAGAACCAGCGCAAGGTCTTGCAGCGCATCGTCGAGCTGGGCGACTCCAAGAAGACCATCACCACCGAGGATCTGCCCTTCATCATCGCCGAGGTGCTGGAGAGCAAGGACTACGACCACGCCGAACTGCTGTCCTGCACCGTGTCCTCGAGTCTGGATCTGGAGTCCATGGCCGGAATCAGGATCCGGCTCGGTGAGCAGGTCTTCACCGGGACCGGGACCGGCAATGGTGGCTTCGATGCCTTCACCAACGCGCTCGGGCGGATTCTCAAGCGTCAGGGGCTGACGCTGCCGCCGCTGATCGACTACGAGGTTCGCATCCCCAAGGGCGGGCGCACCGATGCGCTCACCGAATGCAGCATCACCTGGCAGACCGAGCGCGGCGAGCTGCGCACCCGTGGCGTCCATGCCAATCAGGTGTTCGCCGCCATCGGCGCGACCATGCGGATGCTGAATATCCGGATGCATCGGGCGCTGGCGGAGTCCAGGCGCGAGGGTGGGGCGTAA
- the thrC gene encoding threonine synthase produces the protein MHYISTRGGIEPIGFAQAVMMGLATDGGLLVPAEIPALEPARLRTWADLSFQDLALEVSTLFVGDEIPRADLKALIERSYATFSHPEVTPIVTAGETRILELFHGPTAAFKDVALQWLGNLFEYLLEREGGRLNIVGATSGDTGSAAIYGVRGKERIQIFILHPKGRVSPIQERQMTTVLDGNVHNVAVRGTFDDAQNIVKTLFNDLPFKSAYRLGAVNSINWARILAQTVYYFYAWGRITGGDTERRISFSVPTGNFGDVFAGYLARRMGLPIDRLVIATNRNDILTRFIHSGVYAVEDAVHQTLSPAMDIQIASNFERYLYYLHDGDQARVCALLDDLKRTGRLEVSAERHRQAQADFDAVAVSDAETLDQIRATYEASGYILCPHTAVGVRAARDLPEAVCLATAHPAKFGEAVVQAIGCEAPPPPSLLGLLEKEARCAELDASAEAVKEHIEATLKTVSAA, from the coding sequence ATGCACTACATCAGTACCCGTGGCGGAATCGAGCCGATCGGTTTCGCGCAAGCCGTGATGATGGGGCTGGCAACCGATGGCGGTCTGCTGGTTCCGGCTGAGATCCCCGCCCTCGAACCGGCGCGACTGCGCACTTGGGCGGACTTGAGCTTCCAGGATCTGGCGCTCGAAGTGTCGACACTTTTCGTCGGTGACGAGATCCCGCGCGCCGATCTGAAGGCGCTGATCGAGCGCTCCTACGCGACTTTCTCGCATCCTGAGGTCACACCGATCGTGACGGCGGGCGAGACGCGCATCCTCGAACTCTTCCACGGACCGACAGCGGCCTTCAAGGACGTGGCCCTGCAATGGCTGGGCAATCTGTTCGAGTATCTGCTCGAACGCGAGGGCGGTCGGCTCAACATCGTCGGTGCCACCTCGGGCGACACCGGCTCGGCGGCCATCTATGGTGTGCGCGGCAAGGAGCGCATCCAGATCTTCATCCTGCATCCCAAGGGCCGGGTCTCGCCGATCCAGGAACGGCAGATGACCACGGTGCTGGACGGCAATGTCCACAATGTTGCGGTGCGCGGCACCTTCGATGACGCGCAAAACATCGTCAAGACACTGTTCAACGACCTGCCGTTCAAGTCGGCCTATCGGCTCGGCGCGGTCAACTCGATCAACTGGGCGCGCATCCTGGCGCAGACCGTCTACTACTTCTATGCCTGGGGCCGGATCACGGGCGGCGACACCGAACGCCGGATCAGCTTCTCGGTGCCGACCGGCAACTTCGGCGATGTCTTCGCCGGCTATCTGGCCAGGCGCATGGGGTTGCCGATCGATCGGCTCGTCATCGCCACCAATCGCAACGACATCCTGACCCGGTTCATCCACAGCGGTGTCTATGCCGTCGAGGACGCCGTGCATCAGACGCTCAGTCCGGCGATGGACATCCAGATCGCCTCCAACTTCGAGCGCTATCTCTATTATCTGCACGACGGCGATCAGGCGCGGGTGTGCGCGCTGCTCGACGATCTCAAGCGTACCGGGCGGCTCGAAGTCTCTGCCGAGCGGCATCGTCAGGCCCAGGCCGACTTCGACGCGGTCGCCGTGAGCGATGCCGAGACGCTCGACCAGATCCGCGCGACCTATGAGGCGAGCGGTTACATCCTCTGTCCGCATACCGCTGTCGGGGTGCGCGCGGCGCGTGATCTGCCCGAGGCCGTGTGTCTGGCCACCGCGCATCCGGCCAAGTTCGGCGAGGCGGTCGTTCAGGCCATCGGGTGTGAGGCACCGCCGCCGCCCTCGCTGCTGGGTCTGCTGGAGAAAGAAGCGCGCTGTGCCGAGCTGGACGCGAGCGCCGAGGCCGTGAAGGAGCACATCGAAGCCACGCTCAAAACGGTGTCGGCGGCATGA
- a CDS encoding DUF4212 domain-containing protein gives MTPDKRADYWRANLRYLTVLLIVWFIVSYGFGVLLVEPLNAIHLGGYPLGFWFAQQGSIYVFVALIFVYAALMNRLDKEFDVGEE, from the coding sequence ATGACACCTGACAAGCGCGCGGACTATTGGAGAGCGAATCTTCGCTATCTAACAGTCCTATTGATCGTCTGGTTCATCGTTTCCTACGGCTTCGGCGTGCTGCTCGTCGAACCGCTGAACGCCATCCATCTCGGCGGCTACCCGCTCGGCTTCTGGTTCGCCCAGCAGGGTTCGATCTATGTCTTCGTGGCGCTGATCTTCGTCTACGCGGCCTTGATGAATCGTCTCGACAAAGAATTCGACGTCGGCGAAGAGTGA